The following are encoded in a window of Ricinus communis isolate WT05 ecotype wild-type chromosome 4, ASM1957865v1, whole genome shotgun sequence genomic DNA:
- the LOC107260914 gene encoding uncharacterized protein LOC107260914, protein MGQEINNNNNIDLFLGNIEDWHDTLLQPLNPVDYPQTQQTFSKQYSLVVIRDHSSTNHNSAAADFSVFPPSNHENLTPSHFNHDPKHHPPPSPSSPLSFLPSVFDDDSPSPPPPPPPPVTLLPKWWSFAVQILRSRIGPYFGCSTVKCSAFWSFKNVALVVTAVFWWLCVRLRQQRRRKSVEHLMQIINEKDKKIMQLLNQIAQMNEVFLTRHKVLASKLPN, encoded by the exons ATGGGACAAgagattaataataataataatattgatttatttttaggtAATATAGAAGATTGGCACGACACCCTTCTCCAGCCTTTAAACCCAGTAGATTATCCACAAACCCAACAAACCTTCTCTAAACAATACTCTCTTGTTGTTATCAGAGATCACTCCTCCACCAATCATAACTCCGCCGCCGCTGATTTCTCCGTTTTCCCCCCAAGCAACCACGAGAATCTAACTCCTTCTCATTTCAATCATGACCCCAAACACCACCCACCACCTTCCCCTTCCTCTCCTTTGTCATTTCTACCTTCCGTCTTCGACGACGACTCTCCTTCCccgccgccgccgccgccgccgccGGTTACCCTTTTGCCTAAATGGTGGAGCTTTGCTGTTCAGATCTTGCGTTCGAGAATTGGTCCGTATTTTGGATGTAGTACTGTGAAATGTTCGGCTTTTTGGTCATTCAAGAATGTTGCTTTGGTGGTGACGGCGGTATTCTGGTGGCTATGCGTGCGACTACGGCAGCAGCGGAGGAGAAAGAGTGTGGAGCATTTGATGCagattattaatgagaaagaCAAG AAAATTATGCAGCTATTGAATCAAATTGCTCAAATGAATGAAGTATTCTTAACTCGTCATAAAGTTCTTGCTTCGAAACTGCCTAATTGA
- the LOC8263393 gene encoding probable xyloglucan 6-xylosyltransferase 5, whose amino-acid sequence MKQDNTTQKRGSGGGGGGGLPTTANGRVVGGGRSAMPRGRQIHKTFNNIKITILCGFVTILVLRGTIGIGSLTSSDAEAINQNLIEETNRILAEIRSDNDPTDPDEPPELEINPNVTYTLGPKIENWDQERKVWRNQNPEFPSFVNGKPRILLLTGSPPSPCDNPIGDHYLLKAIKNKIDYCRIHGIEIVYNMAHLDKELAGYWAKLPMIRRLMLSHPEVEWIWWMDSDAMFTDMVFEIPLSKYDKHNLVIHGYPDLLFDQKSWIALNTGSFLFRNCQWSLDLLDAWAPMGPKGTIREEAGKILTANLKGRPAFEADDQSALIYLLLSQKDQWMDKVYIENQYYLHGYWAGLVDRYEEMMEKYHPGLGDERWPFVTHFVGCKPCGSYGDYPVERCLKSMERAFNFADNQVLKLYGFGHRGLLSPKIKRIRNETVTPLEYVDQFDIRHSVHGSSR is encoded by the coding sequence ATGAAACAAGACAACACTACTCAAAAGAGAGGCAGCGGCGGAGGCGGAGGAGGAGGTCTACCAACCACCGCCAACGGCAGAGTTGTTGGTGGTGGCCGTTCAGCAATGCCACGTGGCAGACAGATCCATAAGACGTTCAACAACATCAAGATTACTATTTTATGCGGTTTCGTTACCATTCTTGTCCTCAGAGGCACAATCGGTATAGGAAGTCTCACTAGCTCTGATGCTGAAGCTATTAATCAGAATTTAATCGAAGAGACTAATCGGATATTGGCTGAGATCCGATCCGATAACGATCCGACCGACCCGGATGAGCCTCCAGAGCTTGAGATCAACCCTAATGTTACCTACACTTTAGGtcctaaaattgaaaattgggATCAGGAGCGTAAGGTATGGCGTAATCAAAACCCTGAATTTCCTAGTTTTGTTAATGGGAAGCCTAGGATTTTGCTTTTAACCGGGTCACCGCCCAGCCCGTGTGATAACCCGATTGGGGACCATTATTTGTTGAAAGCTATCAAGAACAAGATTGATTATTGTAGGATTCATGGGATTGAGATTGTTTATAATATGGCTCATTTGGATAAAGAATTAGCTGGGTATTGGGCCAAATTGCCAATGATTAGGAGATTGATGCTTTCACATCCTGAAGTCGAGTGGATTTGGTGGATGGATAGTGATGCTATGTTTACTGACATGGTTTTCGAGATCCCATTATCCAAGTACGATAAGCATAATTTAGTGATTCATGGGTACCCTGATTTGTTGTTTGATCAAAAGTCTTGGATTGCTTTGAATACTGGGAGTTTCTTGTTTAGGAATTGTCAGTGGAGTTTAGATTTGCTTGATGCTTGGGCTCCCATGGGCCCTAAAGGAACAATAAGGGAGGAGGCTGGTAAGATTTTAACTGCTAATTTGAAAGGGCGGCCTGCGTTTGAGGCTGATGATCAGTCAGCTTTGATTTACTTGCTGCTTTCGCAGAAGGATCAATGGATGGATAAGGTGTATATTGAGAATCAGTACTATTTACATGGTTATTGGGCAGGGTTGGTAGATCGGTATGAGGAGATGATGGAAAAGTACCATCCAGGATTGGGTGATGAGAGGTGGCCTTTTGTTACTCATTTTGTTGGTTGCAAGCCTTGTGGGAGCTATGGGGACTATCCTGTTGAGCGGTGCTTGAAAAGCATGGAAAGGGCCTTCAATTTTGCTGATAACCAGGTGCTTAAGTTATACGGATTTGGGCATAGGGGATTATTGAGCCCCAAGATCAAGAGGATCAGGAATGAGACAGTGACTCCCTTGGAGTATGTAGACCAGTTTGATATTCGCCATTCAGTGCATGGAAGCAGCAGATGA
- the LOC8263395 gene encoding pentatricopeptide repeat-containing protein At5g61370, mitochondrial — MKFLKQNCISCLSFTLQNMNANKSKHFVCLYSTISHNRVPLELQEICKAVSSSIGGLDDLESSLNGFRGNLTSQIVTQVIDCCKHEAPTRRLLRFFLWSYKRLDFSMKDEDFNHAIRVLAEKKDHTAMQILISDLRKEGRVMEPQTFGLVAEALVKLGREDEALGIFKNLDKFKCPQDCETVTAIITALCAEGHAKKAYGVVLHHKDKLSEVIRPCIYRSLIYGWSMQKNVKRAREVIQEMKRNGIKPDLFCYNTFLRCLCERNVERNPSGLVPESLNVMMEMRSYRIEPNSISYNILLSCLGRVRRVQESCKILELMKKSSCAPDWVSYYLVAKVLYLTGRFGKGNKIVDEMIERRLVPDRKFYYDLIGILCGVERVNFALKLFDQMKRSSSGGYGPVYDLLIPKLCIGGNFEKGKELWDEAMAMGVTVHCSSEVLDPSITKVFEPTRKVEEEEEVRLQDCIKSNVPKTRERVRKTEGKVKKKVASKKRKKKSASK, encoded by the coding sequence ATGAAATTTCTCAAACAAAACTGTATTTCTTGTTTAAGCTTTACGTTGCAAAATATGAATGCTAACAAATCTAagcattttgtttgtttatacTCCACAATTTCGCATAATAGAGTACCGCTCGAGTTGCAAGAGATTTGCAAAGCTGTTTCTAGCTCGATTGGGGGTTTGGATGATTTGGAGTCTAGTTTAAATGGATTCAGAGGCAACTTAACATCGCAAATTGTTACTCAAGTCATTGATTGTTGCAAACATGAGGCACCCACTAGAAGGTTGCTGAGATTTTTTCTGTGGTCGTATAAAAGATTGGACTTCAGTATGAAAGATGAGGACTTTAATCATGCAATTCGAGTCTTGGCGGAGAAGAAGGATCATACAGCAATGCAAATTCTGATTTCGGATTTAAGGAAGGAGGGACGCGTGATGGAGCCACAAACTTTTGGTCTTGTTGCTGAGGCGCTGGTTAAATTAGGGAGAGAAGATGAGGCATTAGGTATATTCAAGAACTTGGACAAGTTCAAGTGCCCCCAAGACTGTGAAACTGTCACTGCTATTATCACTGCTCTTTGTGCTGAAGGCCATGCTAAGAAAGCATATGGGGTGGTTTTGCACCACAAGGATAAGCTATCGGAGGTTATAAGGCCTTGCATTTATAGGAGTCTTATATATGGATGGTCAATGCAGAAGAATGTCAAGCGAGCAAGAGAAGTTATCCAAGAGATGAAGAGGAATGGGATAAAGCCGGAtttgttttgttataataCATTTCTCAGGTGTCTTTGTGAGAGAAATGTTGAACGCAATCCTTCCGGGCTTGTGCCTGAATCTTTGAATGTCATGATGGAGATGAGATCTTATAGAATAGAGCCAAACTCGATTAGTTATAATatattgctttcttgtcttgggaGGGTGAGAAGAGTCCAGGAATCTTGTAAGATACTTGAGCTAATGAAGAAGTCAAGTTGTGCTCCTGATTGGGTTAGCTATTATCTTGTGGCGAAGGTTTTGTATTTGACTGGGAGATTTGGTAAAGGGAATAAGATAGTCGATGAGATGATTGAAAGGAGGCTGGTGCCGGATCGTAAGTTTTACTATGACCTGATTGGTATCCTCTGTGGAGTAGAAAGAGTGAATTTTGCTCTCAAGTTGTTTGATCAAATGAAGAGAAGCTCATCGGGCGGTTATGGGCCAGTCTACGATTTGCTGATACCTAAGCTTTGTATCGGGGGAAACTTTGAGAAGGGAAAAGAGCTATGGGATGAGGCCATGGCCATGGGCGTCACTGTTCACTGCTCAAGTGAGGTACTAGACCCCTCAATCACCAAGGTTTTCGAGCCAACGAGGAaggtggaggaggaggaggaggtcAGGCTTCAGGACTGCATCAAATCCAACGTTCCGAAGACTCGAGAACGAGTTAGGAAGACTGAGGGAAAGGTTAAAAAGAAAGTGGCTAgtaagaagagaaagaagaaatctGCTTCAAAATAA
- the LOC8263396 gene encoding vesicle transport v-SNARE 11, which yields MSQVFDGYERQYCELSANLSRKCTSTSVLDGELKKQKLSEIKTGLDEAETLIQKMDLEARSFPPNLKAVLLAKLREYKTDLNNLKNESKRITSSHINQATRDELLESGKADATMVSADQRGRLLMSTERLNQSTDRIKESRRTMLETEELGVSVLQDLHQQRQALLHAHNTLQGVDDNIGRSKKVLTAMSRRMSRNKWIIGSLIALLVFAILLILYFKLTR from the exons ATGAGTCAGGTTTTCGATGGATATGAGCGTCAATACTGTGAGCTTTCTGCTAATTTGTCGCGGAAATGCACGTCAACTAGTGTCCTTGATGGAG AGCTGAAGAAGCAGAAGCTTTCTGAAATAAAGACTGGATTGGATGAAGCAGAAACTTTG ATTCAGAAGATGGACCTCGAAGCAAGGAGTTTTCCACCGAATCTGAAGGCAGTGCTTCTTGCTAAGTTGAGAGAGTATAAGACTGATCTCAACAATTTGAAGAATGAATCCAAAAGAATCACATCTTCCCACATCAATCAGGCTACCCGAGATGAATTGTTGGAATCAGGAAAGGCAGATGCAACAATG GTGTCTGCTGATCAAAGAGGGAGGCTATTGATGTCCACAGAGAGATTGAATCAGTCGACTGATAGAATCAAGGAGAGTAGAAGAACAATGTTAGAAACAGAAGAACTCGGTGTGTCAGTCCTTCAAGATTTGCATCAACAACGCCAAGCTCTCCTACATGCTCACAACACG CTTCAAGGGGTGGACGACAATATTGGCAGAAGCAAGAAGGTCTTGACTGCAATGTCAAGAAGGATGAGCAGGAATAAATGGATAATTGGCTCCTTAATTGCATTGCTTGTGTTTGCCATCTTATTGATCCTCTATTTCAAGCTCACTCGTTAA